In Heliangelus exortis chromosome Z, bHelExo1.hap1, whole genome shotgun sequence, a genomic segment contains:
- the LOC139789539 gene encoding avidin-like isoform X1 — protein MSRRLLCVLALPAGAALVGAAAGSQLFCQSAEIPRGDKDGTKEGKATSTQQKSSRREGKCNLSGWWQNDLGSKMNLSTADSHGNFSGVYYTSVSSAQKPIEPSPLSGSQHLDEDGCTFGFIVNWKFSDSIATFAGQCFSGDNGDEVLKTSWLLREKSDSLSSDWKATRIGNNTFTRVG, from the exons ATGAGCCGCCGGTTACTCTGCGTCCTCGCCCTGCCTGCCGGGGCGGCCCTGGTCGGGGCCGCGGCTGGGAGCCAG CTCTTCTGTCAGTCAGCTGAGATCCCCAGAGGGGACAAGGACGGCACCAAGGAGGGAAAGGCGACCAGTACCCAGCAGAAATCCTCCAGAAGGGAGGGCAAA TGCAACCTGTCGGGCTGGTGGCAGAATGATCTGGGCTCCAAGATGAACTTGTCCACAGCTGACAGCCATGGTAACTTCTCTGGCGTGTACTACACCTCCGTGTCAAGTGCCCAGAAACCAATTGAGCCATCCCCCCTCAGTGGCTCCCAGCACTTGGATGAGGATGGATGCACATTTGGCTTCATTGTCAACTGGAAGTTTTCTG aCTCCATAGCTACCTTCGCGGGCCAGTGTTTTTCTGGGGACAATGGGGATGAGGTCCTGAAGACCTCGTGGCTGCTGCGGGAGAAGAGCGATTCCCTGTCCAGTGACTGGAAAGCCACCAG GATTGGCAACAACACCTTCACTCGGGTGGGCTGA
- the LOC139789539 gene encoding uncharacterized protein isoform X2 encodes MSRRLLCVLALPAGAALVGAAAGSQLFCQSAEIPRGDKDGTKEGKATSTQQKSSRREGKCNLSGWWQNDLGSKMNLSTADSHGNFSGVYYTSVSSAQKPIEPSPLSGSQHLDEDGCTFGFIVNWKFSGLATTPSLGWADMRTEKPITSSGLARQGGTPAAPVCTSNRVVISFCAPKQK; translated from the exons ATGAGCCGCCGGTTACTCTGCGTCCTCGCCCTGCCTGCCGGGGCGGCCCTGGTCGGGGCCGCGGCTGGGAGCCAG CTCTTCTGTCAGTCAGCTGAGATCCCCAGAGGGGACAAGGACGGCACCAAGGAGGGAAAGGCGACCAGTACCCAGCAGAAATCCTCCAGAAGGGAGGGCAAA TGCAACCTGTCGGGCTGGTGGCAGAATGATCTGGGCTCCAAGATGAACTTGTCCACAGCTGACAGCCATGGTAACTTCTCTGGCGTGTACTACACCTCCGTGTCAAGTGCCCAGAAACCAATTGAGCCATCCCCCCTCAGTGGCTCCCAGCACTTGGATGAGGATGGATGCACATTTGGCTTCATTGTCAACTGGAAGTTTTCTG GATTGGCAACAACACCTTCACTCGGGTGGGCTGATATGAGGACAGAGAAGCCTATAACTTCGTCTGGGCTTGCGAGACAAGGAGgcaccccagcagcaccagtgtGTACCAGCAACAGGGTTGTTATCAGCTTTTGTgccccaaaacaaaaataa
- the LOC139789540 gene encoding avidin-like, protein MGKDSFAVVLAMVLVACVSPEERKCQLSGLWRNEQDSLMEISVVSSNGDFRGKYLTQVTLTGTCARASPLKGAQQQPSEGGWPTFAFTVHWDKFSNATTAFVGQCFVDTGGKETLTTMWMLREAVGSLQEDWKATRVGRNVFTRKRTSKGKILPSLSTSCEDTSSPAP, encoded by the exons atGGGTAAGGATTCCTTTGCAGTGGTCCTCGCCATGGTCCTGGTAGCATGTGTcagccctgaggagaggaaG TGCCAACTCAGTGGGCTGTGGAGGAACGAGCAGGACTCACTGATGGAGATTTCTGTGGTGAGCAGCAACGGGGACTTCAGGGGCAAATACCTCACTCAGGTCACCCTCACCGGCACCTGTGCCCGAGCCTCCCCCCTGAAgggtgcccagcagcagcccagcgAGGGGGGCTGGCCCACCTTTGCCTTCACCGTGCACTGGGACAAGTTCTCCA ATGCCACCACTGCCTTCGTGGGGCAGTGCTTTGTGGACACAGGTGGGAAGGAGACACTCACCACCATGTGGATGCTGCGTGAAGCTGTTGGGTCCCTCCAGGAGGACTGGAAAGCCACAAG GGTGGGCAGAAATGTCTTCACACGAAAACGCACCTCAAAAGGAAAGATTCTGCCAAGCTTGTCCACATCCTGTGAGGACACATCTTCACCTGCTCCATGA